A genome region from Leptodactylus fuscus isolate aLepFus1 chromosome 6, aLepFus1.hap2, whole genome shotgun sequence includes the following:
- the LOC142209876 gene encoding nicotinamide N-methyltransferase-like, translating to MDPCTYKHYHIHGHDSRQFLEQYFSDKSQMVFGEDTVIFPIKSLTKAFAAGHIRGDILLDLSIGSLVHHLYSAYEFFKDIIVLKIQDRCIMEVKRWTDKRTGAFHWGHVAKLHKEIEGKSHHLEDKEVKVRSAIQHVVKCDLEKENMTEPIVLPPADCIISAWLLDAICKDQDDYIRYLRKFSRLLKPGGHIILLGCLGVTYVTVGEDKLHGLSYDEEFARKALEGEGFIIDECKVQKRTSVSDLTDYKALIFIVAHKEEL from the exons ATGGATCCCTGTACCTACAAGCACTATCATATACACGGCCATGATTCCCGACAATTTCTGGAGCAATATTTTTCTGATAAATCTCAGATGGTCTTTGGAGAGGACACCGTGATATTTCCCATTAAAAGCCTTACAAAAGCTTTTGCAGCAG GTCATATTAGAGGAGACATCTTGCTTGACCTCAGCATTGGTTCCCTGGTTCACCATCTGTATTCTGCTTATGAGTTTTTCAAAGACATCATAGTGCTGAAGATACAAGACAGATGTATCATGGAGGTGAAAAGATGGACGGACAAACGTACCGGAGCCTTTCATTGGGGACATGTCGCAAAACTTCATAAAGAAATAGAAGGAAAAAG TCACCACTTAGAAGACAAAGAAGTAAAAGTGAGATCAGCAATACAACATGTTGTGAAATGTGACCTGGAGAAAGAAAATATGACCGAGCCGATAGTTTTACCTCCAGCCGATTGTATCATCAGTGCTTGGCTTCTAGATGCTATCTGCAAAGACCAAGATGACTACATCAGATATCTCAGGAAGTTCTCAAGATTACTGAAACCTGGAGGACACATCATATTACTTGGGTGTTTAGGAGTGACGTATGTCACAGTTGGGGAAGACAAGTTGCATGGTCTCAGCTATGATGAGGAGTTTGCCAGGAAAGCTCTAGAAGGAGAAGGCTTTATAATAGATGAGTGTAAGGTTCAGAAGAGAACATCTGTGAGTGACCTTACTGACTATAAGGCTCTCATATTCATTGTAGCTCACAAGGAGGAGCTGTAG